A single window of Eucalyptus grandis isolate ANBG69807.140 chromosome 1, ASM1654582v1, whole genome shotgun sequence DNA harbors:
- the LOC104433895 gene encoding LOW QUALITY PROTEIN: anthocyanidin 3-O-glucosyltransferase 2 (The sequence of the model RefSeq protein was modified relative to this genomic sequence to represent the inferred CDS: inserted 1 base in 1 codon), with translation MADAKLLFIPTPGLGHLVAMVEMAKLIVDRDPRLSVTVLLMKYPFDSDVDSYTNSLATSGASPRLCFVHLPRDNDDSQSSSAHFLTNFVESNKPRVKRAVAELADSAGSTGRLAGFVLDMFCTTMIDLADELGVPSYVLFTSSAAFLGMMLHLQSLQDEHHVDITEYKDSAAELDFPSLTNPLPAKVLPGLVLLKETVRPFLGHAKRMRAAKGIIINTFDELEPYALSPXAGLGAPAVYPLGPILNLKGETKTKACGGRQGNDIMEWLDKQPPSSVVFLCFGSMGSLGEEQVKEMACALERSGHRFLWSLRQAPPKDRVWFPSDLVDPTEALPEGFLDRTATIGKVIGWAPQVAVLAHPAIGGFVSHCGWNSALESIRFGVPMATLPLYGEQQFNAFELVVELGVAVEIKMDYQRHPRRDPRLESDFVVTADVIEGGIKKLMEEVDSDRRKKVNEASEKSRMAVIEGGSSYLSLGCLIEDILNNMP, from the exons ATGGCCGATGCCAAGCTCCTGTTCATCCCGACCCCTGGCCTGGGCCATCTCGTAGCAATGGTCGAGATGGCCAAGCTCATCGTTGACCGCGACCCCCGCCTCTCTGTCACCGTCCTGCTCATGAAGTATCCCTTCGACTCCGACGTCGACTCATACACTAATTCCCTCGCCACCTCCGGGGCTTCCCCTCGCCTCTGCTTTGTCCACCTCCCGCGTGATAATGACGACTCTCAATCCTCCTCGGCCCATTTCCTCACCAACTTCGTGGAAAGCAACAAGCCCCGTGTTAAGAGAGCCGTTGCCGAGCTTGCTGACTCGGCCGGCTCAACTGGGCGCCTAGCAGGGTTCGTCCTCGACATGTTCTGCACCACCATGATTGACCTGGCGGACGAGCTTGGAGTCCCGTCCTATGTCTTGTTTACATCGAGCGCTGCATTCCTCGGCATGATGCTGCACCTCCAGTCGCTGCAAGACGAGCACCATGTGGACATAACCGAATACAAGGACTCGGCCGCCGAGCTGGACTTCCCGAGTCTTACGAACCCATTGCCAGCCAAGGTCTTACCTGGCCTGGTTCTGTTGAAGGAGACCGTCCGACCGTTCCTGGGGCACGCCAAGAGGATGAGAGCGGCCAAGGGAATTATTATAAATACATTCGACGAGCTCGAACCTTATGCGCTGAGTC TGGCAGGACTTGGGGCGCCCGCTGTGTACCCCTTGGGGCCCATCCTGAATCTGAAGGGTGAGACTAAAACAAAGGCCTGCGGTGGCCGCCAAGGCAATGACATCATGGAGTGGCTTGACAAGCAACCGCCTTCATCGGTGGTTTTCCTGTGCTTTGGGAGCATGGGGAGCTTAGGCGAGGAGCAGGTGAAGGAGATGGCCTGCGCGTTGGAGCGAAGCGGGCATCGCTTTCTGTGGTCCCTGCGACAGGCGCCGCCGAAGGACAGGGTTTGGTTCCCAAGTGACTTAGTGGACCCTACTGAGGCCTTGCCCGAGGGGTTCTTGGACCGGACGGCCACCATCGGGAAAGTGATTGGATGGGCTCCACAAGTTGCTGTCTTGGCCCACCCAGCAATTGGGGGGTTCGTGTCGCACTGCGGATGGAACTCCGCACTAGAAAGCATACGGTTTGGTGTGCCGATGGCCACATTGCCCCTCTACGGGGAGCAACAATTTAATGCGTTCGAATTGGTGGTGGAGCTGGGCGTTGCAGTGGAGATCAAGATGGACTATCAGAGGCATCCTCGAAGGGATCCCCGCTTGGAGAGTGATTTCGTGGTGACAGCAGACGTAATAGAGGGTGGAATAAAGAAGTTAATGGAGGAGGTCGACAGTGACAGGAGGAAGAAGGTGAATGAGGCGAGTGAGAAGAGTAGGATGGCGGTGATTGAGGGTGGCTCTTCTTACTTGTCTTTGGGTTGTTTGATTGAGGACATCTTGAATAATATGCCTTAA
- the LOC104433885 gene encoding anthocyanidin 3-O-glucosyltransferase 2 codes for MTHAELVFVPIPAMGHLISMVEMAKLLVDRDPRLSVTVLIMKFPFDADVDSYTNSLATSVAAARIRFVHLPGENIGTEISSGRFLTDFIESNKPHVKRAVAKLVDSASSTQQLAGFVLDMVCTTMIDLADEFGVPSYVFFTSSAAFLGMMLHLQLLQDEHHVNITEFKDSASELDFPSFTNPLPAKVLPSVVLTKESIGPFMEQAKRMRATKGIIINTFDELEPQAVRSLAGLGAPAVYPVGPILSLNGETKKKDIDGHRGDDIMEWLDKQPPSSVVFLCFGSMGCFGEDQVKQMACALERSGHRFLWSLRRLPPSKGQLEIPSDYADPAEVLPEGFLHRTASVGKVIGWAPQAAVLAHRAIGGFVSHCGWNSTLESLWFGVVVATWPLRGEQQFNAFELVVELGLATEIKMDYRRDFRMESGILTADEIEGGIRKLMEEAGSERWKKGKEVSEKSRKALTKGSSSYLSLGRLIDDILNNMPLI; via the coding sequence ATGACCCATGCCGAGCTCGTGTTCGTCCCAATCCCTGCCATGGGCCATCTCATATCGATGGTCGAGATGGCCAAGCTCCTCGTTGACCGCGATCCCCGCCTCTCTGTCACTGTCCTCATCATGAAGTTTCCGTTCGATGCCGACGTCGACTCGTACACAAACTCCCTTGCCACTTCTGTGGCTGCTGCCCGCATCCGCTTCGTCCACCTCCCGGGTGAGAACATCGGCACCGAGATCTCCTCGGGTAGGTTCCTCACCGACTTCATTGAAAGCAACAAGCCCCACGTGAAGCGGGCTGTCGCCAAGCTCGTCGACTCGGCCAGCTCGACCCAGCAGCTTGCGGGTTTTGTCCTCGACATGGTCTGCACCACCATGATCGACCTGGCTGACGAGTTTGGAGTCCCGTCCTACGTCTTCTTCACGTCGAGCGCCGCGTTCCTTGGAATGATGCTGCACCTCCAGTTGCTCCAAGACGAGCACCACGTGAACATAACCGAATTCAAGGACTCAGCTAGCGAGCTGGACTTCCCGAGTTTCACGAACCCGTTGCCAGCCAAGGTTTTACCCTCTGTGGTTCTGACGAAGGAGAGCATCGGACCGTTCATGGAGCAGGCCAAGAGGATGAGAGCGACCAAGGGAATCATCATAAATACGTTCGACGAGCTCGAACCGCAAGCAGTGAGATCCTTGGCGGGCCTTGGGGCGCCTGCGGTGTACCCCGTGGGGCCTATACTTAGTCTGAATGGTGAGACTAAAAAGAAGGATATTGATGGCCACAGAGGCGATGATATCATGGAGTGGCTCGACAAGCAACCGCCTTCATCAGTAGTTTTCCTGTGCTTTGGGAGCATGGGATGCTTCGGCGAGGACCAGGTGAAGCAGATGGCTTGCGCGCTAGAGCGGAGTGGGCACCGCTTCTTGTGGTCCCTACGACGGCTGCCACCGTCGAAAGGCCAACTTGAGATCCCAAGTGACTATGCCGACCCTGCAGAGGTCTTGCCCGAGGGGTTCCTGCACCGGACAGCTAGCGTCGGGAAAGTGATTGGGTGGGCTCCGCAAGCTGCGGTCTTGGCCCACCGGGCAATTGGAGGGTTTGTGTCGCACTGTGGATGGAACTCTACCCTGGAGAGCCTATGGTTCGGTGTTGTAGTGGCTACGTGGCCCCTAAGGGGGGAACAACAATTCAATGCATTTGAGCTGGTGGTGGAGCTTGGCCTTGCGACAGAGATCAAGATGGATTATAGGAGGGATTTTAGGATGGAAAGCGGCATCCTAACAGCCGATGAAATAGAGGGCGGAATAAGGAAGTTAATGGAGGAGGCAGGTAGCGAGAGGTGGAAGAAAGGGAAGGAGGTGAGCGAAAAGAGCCGAAAGGCGTTGACTAAGGGTAGCTCTTCTTATTTATCTTTGGGTCGTTTGATTGATGACATCTTGAATAATATGCCTTTGATTTAG
- the LOC104454455 gene encoding anthocyanidin 3-O-glucosyltransferase 6 produces MAYGELVFIPTPGMGHLVSMVEMAKLLVHHDPQLSETVLIIKFLLDSDFNSYTNSLATSVDAARIRFVHLPRVNIDTDLRGRLVGIILDMFCTTVTELADEVGVPSYVFFTSSAAFLGLMLHLQLLQDKQRLDITEFKDSATELDFPSFEKPLPAKVLCSVVLMKKSVRTFLEHAKMMRGTGGNVINTFDELEPHAVASFAGLRPPAVKQQFNAFELVVELGLMVEIKMDYRVNFQMESDVIMTADEIGHGIQKLMGKLVARGDRKCRR; encoded by the exons ATGGCCTACGGCGAGCTCGTGTTCATCCCAACCCCCGGCATGGGCCATCTCGTATCAATGGTTGAGATGGCCAAGCTACTCGTCCACCACGACCCCCAACTCTCCGAAACCGTCCTCATCATAAAGTTTCTCCTCGACTCCGACTTCAACTCGTACACGAACTCGCTTGCCACCTCTGTGGACGCTGCCCGCATCCGCTTTGTCCACCTCCCGCGTGTGAACATAGACACAGATCTCCGCGG GCGGCTGGTGGGGATCATTCTCGACATGTTCTGCACCACCGTGACTGAACTGGCCGACGAGGTCGGAGTCCCTTCCTATGTATTCTTCACGTCAAGCGCAGCGTTCCTTGGCCTGATGTTGCACCTCCAGTTGCTCCAAGACAAGCAACGCTTGGATATAACCGAATTCAAGGACTCGGCCACTGAGTTGGACTTCCCGAGTTTTGAGAAACCATTGCCAGCCAAGGTCTTATGCTCCGTAGTTTTGATGAAGAAGTCGGTCCGAACGTTCCTGGAGCACGCCAAGATGATGAGAGGGACCGGGGGAAATGTCATAAATACGTTTGATGAGCTCGAACCGCATGCAGTGGCATCCTTCGCAGGCCTCAGGCCGCCCGCG GTGAAACAACAGTTCAACGCGTTCGAGCTGGTGGTGGAGTTGGGCCTCATGGTAGAGATCAAGATGGATTATAGGGTGAATTTCCAAATGGAGAGTGACGTCATCATGACGGCGGATGAAATAGGACATGGGATACAAAAGTTAATGGGGAAGTTGGTAGCAAGAGGCGATAGAAAGTGTAGGAGGTGA